Proteins from a genomic interval of Rhodothermales bacterium:
- the aroC gene encoding chorismate synthase: protein MIRYLTAGESHGEALVGIVEGVPAGVPLLADDINTHLARRWLGFGRGGRAKFEKDLVHIYSGVRFSKTMGGPIALRLDNEAYQKDKSGWPEVMALEGTGEGIERITLPRPGHADLVGVQKYRFDDIRPVIDRSSARETAMRVACCTIARQFLKQVGIEIGSHVLRIGGVGYDDAAEWRAKVDEATAGGAEGLNRLADTSEVRMLDPDLSARCIEHIKEIKQQGDSLGGHYEVIVTGVPPGLGSYVQWDRKLDGLLAQAILSIQAQKAVEIGDGVAAARTPGSRFHDPIDKNGAGYPRRSNHAGGIEGGMSNGMPIVIRGFMKPIPTLIKALGTVDIASGESMPTRYERSDVTSVPAASTVAEAVVAVTIANAFLEKFGGDSLEEILERVGASKA from the coding sequence ATGATCCGATACCTCACCGCCGGCGAATCGCATGGCGAGGCGCTTGTAGGCATTGTGGAAGGTGTGCCGGCCGGCGTGCCTCTCCTGGCCGACGACATCAATACCCACCTGGCGCGACGCTGGCTCGGCTTCGGGCGCGGCGGCCGCGCCAAATTCGAAAAAGACCTCGTCCATATCTACTCGGGCGTCCGGTTTTCGAAGACGATGGGCGGGCCCATCGCGCTGCGGCTGGACAACGAAGCCTACCAGAAGGATAAGTCCGGCTGGCCTGAAGTCATGGCCCTCGAGGGCACGGGAGAAGGGATCGAACGCATCACGCTGCCCCGTCCGGGCCATGCGGATCTCGTGGGCGTCCAGAAATACCGGTTCGACGATATTCGCCCGGTCATCGACCGGTCGAGCGCTCGCGAGACGGCCATGCGCGTCGCCTGCTGCACGATCGCCCGTCAGTTTTTGAAACAGGTCGGGATCGAGATCGGCAGCCATGTGCTCCGGATCGGAGGCGTGGGATACGACGACGCCGCCGAGTGGCGCGCGAAGGTAGATGAGGCCACCGCCGGCGGCGCCGAAGGCCTCAACCGCCTGGCGGACACCAGCGAGGTGCGGATGTTGGATCCGGACCTCTCGGCGCGATGCATCGAGCATATCAAGGAAATCAAACAACAGGGCGATTCGCTGGGCGGCCATTACGAGGTAATCGTCACCGGCGTGCCACCCGGGTTGGGCTCGTATGTCCAGTGGGATCGTAAACTCGACGGGCTCCTCGCGCAGGCAATCCTGTCAATCCAGGCCCAGAAAGCCGTGGAGATTGGCGATGGCGTCGCGGCGGCCCGGACACCGGGATCCCGGTTTCACGACCCGATCGACAAAAACGGCGCCGGGTACCCGAGACGGTCGAACCACGCCGGCGGGATCGAGGGCGGCATGTCGAACGGCATGCCGATCGTCATCCGCGGCTTCATGAAGCCCATTCCTACCCTCATCAAAGCCCTCGGAACGGTCGACATCGCTTCGGGCGAGTCCATGCCGACCCGCTACGAACGCAGCGACGTGACGAGCGTGCCGGCCGCATCCACCGTCGCCGAGGCCGTCGTCGCCGTCACCATCGCCAACGCTTTTCTGGAGAAATTCGGCGGGGACAGCCTGGAAGAGATCCTTGAACGGGTGGGTGCATCGAAAGCGTAG